One Flavobacterium cerinum genomic window, CTGATACCCGTCATTTTTATGCAATAATTTAAAAATCCAATCCCCTAAATGATCCGAATTCATCGAATAATGGGCATAATTTAAAAGAATGGTATAGAACCGATTTCCTTTTGGAATTTGTACGTGGTGATTTATCTTTTCTATCCGATAGATTTCATGATCGATTTGATAAAACAGCTGAAAATTAAGTTCTTCTTTAATCTTTATTTCAAATTTCACTTCTGTTTTATAACGTGTAAGCAAAGACTGTAATTGGTTTATAAAAGATTCATTTAGTTCTTTGTATAAAAAATCAATATTATGTGATTCCGGATTAATTTTGATGTCATAATTTTTTCCGGCTTCCACATAATAACGCCACAAAACCGAATAACATTTTGCTGTACTATCCGATATTTTACAATCCAGTAATGAGTCGGAATTCCATATTTGAAGCTGAGAAATGAGTTTTTCGGCAACAGGAATCAGGTTGTTTTCATTTAAACTTCTAAAGAGTATTGAAAAACGAGTTCCTGCCTTTTGCTTATCCTGTAAAAAAGGTAAAATTTCGTTATAATATTCTTTGACAAAGTGAACCAGATAGCGAAGATCTTTAAACAATTGCTGACTTGTGGAGGTCATCGTTCCTAAATGATAACAGGAAAGATAGTAAAGAATCAAATTATAGAAATCGATTAAGCTGCTTTTACCGCTTCCGTTCGGGCCAACTATTGCGGCAACATTAAAATGAATACCATCGGAAGAATAGATGTCCGGTGTGATCGTATCGGGTTGGATTACACTAACCGTATTGGTTGCTGTATTTCCGTTGATTTCCGATATTTCAACATTGTGTTCGTCTACAAACAGAAAGTCCTGATAAAACTTATAAATGATCTGATCCTGAAGGTTTTTTTTAAATTTTTTGTTTGTTCCTGTTAACGGACGTATGGCCAGTAGTCGAAATCCATTCATCTGAGTTTATTTTATTCTGAAAACACATTATAAACGGTGCGCCTTAATTCCGGGAGAAGGTTACTTTTCAGAAAAATAAAAGGACAACCTTTCGATTGTCCTTCTCTTTTGATAGTATCTTTAAAAATTATCTTCCGAGATTAAAGCTAACCGCTAATGCAAAATAGTAACCAAATTTCACTCGTTTTTCAATCAGGTTACTTTCTTCCAGTTCCATTCCGGTAATGTCCACATCATTGTACCGATCTTTAATTGAATTGACTTTTCCGACTGCTAATCCGTATGAAAAATTCACTTTATAATCTTTTCCGAAAATTCCGACTCCCAATCCGCCGGTTGCATATGGTGTAATGTCTTCTTCCAAAGGCACAAAGAAACCGAAGTTAAGCGTAGGTCGTAATTCCGATCCGGTTTTATACGACATATCCAGATTAATCCCGAGTCCGAACGAACCTTGTTTGTTATCGTCCATTTTGGCTTTGGTTTCGGTAACCGCCGGTTGTGTATCGGTGGCCGGAGTGATGATTCGGGTATCTTTATAGATATTATTATTAACCAGATTGGTATAAAACAAAGCCGCTCCGTAATCGACTGAAAATTTACCCATGGTACGGAAGGTTCCTAATGATTTATTGACGGAACCGGTTCCTTTATTCTTTAATGTATATTTGATTTCCACTTCATCTTTAGCCGGAACATCAATTGGAATAGGTGTCAGTAATACATTTTCAGGATGCCAGGCCATAATCTTATTTTTTAAAGGTAAAGCAAATGCATCGAATTCCTCAAGATGCTTTTTATAATAAGCGTCCAGTTCTGTTTTATATTCCGTTACTTCATACAAGTCATTTAGACTGATATAATCGTATGATTTTAAGACAATAATGATATTTTTAAGATAGTTGACTAAAAGCGGTGATTTGGGGTCTTCAGTCACTAAAGAATCTTTTTCCAATGCAGCAGCGTCAGCCGCATCATCGGTGCCTGCTTTTTTACTTTTGGGTACCAAATTTTGCAGTGTTTGGATATCACTTTCATAACTATAATTATCTCCGTTTACTATTATTTCAAAATTTTCCAGTTTGTGAAAGCGGTAACTGTTAATCGCAACCGAAAGATAGCCTTTATTCGGTAAGGTATAAGTTGATTCCAGTTCTCTTATTGCCGAAGTCTTATCGTCTGATTTCTTTTCAAACTGCTTGATTTTCTTTAAACCCGTGTTGTTTCCGTTCAAAACCGTTTTGGGATCCGTATCAATTACTAATATTCTGTTTTTTTTATGGTATTTTTTATCGGTAATAGGTTCTAATTTAAGTAATGGAAAGTCGGTTAATGTTTCACCTAATTCCGTTTCGTCGTCTTCCGTGTTCGTAACTGTTTCTTTAGGAGTATCCGCTTTACCCAGTGAGAACTTGTCACCTTTTAAATCAAAACACGTTGACGGCGTTCCGCTATTATCTTTAAAACATATTTTTTTATCCGCTTTAGAAATCGTATAGGCTACTTTATCCGCTTCGGTACTCCCTAATTGCGTTTCCTTTTTAGTGTCGGAATCAAACATATCCGGTTTTATTGTCACTGCTATTTCGTTAAATGTTCCGTCTTCATACAAATGAATCTGTTTGTATTCATCACCGCCATAAAAAACTACAACTCCTGCATTTGAACTGATAATACTAATGCCCTCTTTTACAAATCGGGGATTTTCAGGGTCTGGTTGTTTTACGAAATAAAGTACAATTTTATCCGCATCGTTTATAGTATTCACATAGAAAGTAACCTTATTTTTATCTTTTTTACAATCCAGTTTATACTTTAATTTCCCTCCTTTTTCGGTGCCTAAATCAACTGTTTTTTCCTCGGCACAATTAGTTGCAGTAAATACCGATTCCTGAACAATATTCTTCGGATCAATTACTTTTCCAAATTTATCGTTTGCATATTCATAAAAACCGATTCTTTTAAAATCGCCTGTCGATTTCGGGAATTCCACTATTGGTTTTCCGCTGTTGACACCTACTTTGATTTGTGCCTGAAGTGTTCCGGTGATTAGAACCACTAAAAAAAGTACTATTTTTTTCATTATATCTGTTTTTGGCTGATTAAACATAATATCGAAACATATAAGCATAATTACTGCTTCTGGCTATTAGTATTCCGGTTGAATATTCCGTTTGTGCATTGTCTTTTTTATTTCTGAAATAGATCACAGAACCACTATCTCCCAATTGTACATTAACAGCATCCGTAACCTGAAGTTTGATCACATTCATGCTGACCGAATTGTTAAACCCTTTATAGTTGATTGAACATTGCGTGTATTGTTGTTTGTTATAAAATTCTTTATACTTACTGATCGCTCCGAACATTCGCATTCTATCCTCAGATCCGTTCCATAAATAGTTATTATTAACCGTCGAACGATAAGTGTCAAATACTGCTTTACTTATGGTACAAATACAAACATCGACACCATAGCCGTTGCTGTTACCAAAACTGTAATCGTCTGTTATAACTCCTTTATCCGGATGAACTTTTCCTCCTATTACAAAACAAACGCTCTTATGCGTAAGCTGATAATCGGTGTTGTTTTCAAAATTTTTAAATTCGGATGCATCGGCAAATACATGGAGATTACTTACCGCATAATATTGGTTTTCCTTTTCGTAAACCCAGAATGAACCTACCGTATTCGGTGAATTCGCATTATAGGCATAACAAACCGGCTTCTTATCCGTTAAATCATCTAAAAGAGCTTCCAGTTTTTCCGTCATTAGCAATATCAGGTAATCCCGGAGATAAAAGGTATTATAGTTAATCACAACCGATCCCTTATTTTGTAAGGCTAATAATTCCTGTTGTGCTTCGGATGTGGTAAATTCCACTTCGATTATCTTTTTAAAAAGTCCGGTTCGCGGATCGGTTATCGTATTTAATCCGTGTGAAACGACTCCTTTAATAGCAGCGATCTCATGAACGTAAGCCATATAAAGTTGTTCGGCAACAGCATATTGGGAAGTATCGGCCAATGCCTGTAGTTTATCGGCACTATCATAGTTTTGATAGGTTTTAGGATCGGAAAGTACTTGTTTTGTATTTTTAAATTTAAACAGTATATCCAGTAAATCGTGCCAGAATTTGGAACCCAGACTTAAAAAAAGCCCGGTAAAAATATAACCTATCGTATTCGTTACAATAGCAGCAAAATTGTTGGATGGATTGGAAAAAACAATCAGAGTAAACGTTAGAATGATCCAGGCGATAAAAGGAAAACGCACATACTTTTGATTGACTTTATCCTGACTTTCCTGAAGTCGGTTAAACATTAAAAGACTTGTCGACCATAAAAAGGTAAGCAAGTATAAAAATCCGAATAAGTGTTTTAGCTCAAGTTTGTTAACATCCCATCCGGTAATCGCAACGGCTTGTTTACTATTTCGTATTTGTTCCGTTATCTCAAAAAAATCGGCATTCGCAAAAGCCGCAATAATAATCCCGATAATGATATTAATAATCTGTATCCGGTATTCCCGTTCTTTTTCCATCGCGGCCGTAGGTTGTTCGTAGGCCAGAATTTTCAGCTCGGTGGAAAGGAAGAATTTCAGTTGCTTCTCGCTGTTAAAATAGATATACGGAATACTGATCCTTTTCCCCTGAAAATGGATTTTTGCAAAGTTTGCAGCTCTTTCGGAGATCAGACTCAACATCATCATGATGATGCTGAATGCGATCAGGAATTCGGTCAGTTCCATAGGTATAATTGAGGCGTTAATTATTAGTAAATTAAGCCATTACACCGATAAATAAAATACCTAATAGTAGGTATTTTTAACATATAAAAGAGTATCGAAACCTGTAACAGGTTTGATCAATATGTTTACTTCAGGCAAATCGTGACGGATATCCTGTCTCAACAGTAACCTTTACTTTATTAGTTTAAAACTATTATTCCTGTATTCGTATCGTGTATTATTGTTTTTGATACGGATGTGTTCACTTCCGGGTTTCAGGATTAAAGAATCTGAATTAAAAGTAAATACGATCGCTTTATCTGATTCTTTAATATTTACCATATTAACCATAAACACCTCCGGATCAATACTTTCCAAATCAATATTTCCGATTTGCTTTATGGTATCATTTTTAATTAAATAAACATCGCCACCATAAGCATACTCATATCCTAATTGACAAATTACAATTATATTTCCGTTTTTATCATTTTTAAAAAAATACGGTTTGTACATAAAAGGATCACCTACTCCTTTCGCTTTGTAGATTATTTCATTTTTATTATTTAGATACAATAAACGATCGCCCCAATCATGGTCCATATCCCCATTATTTGATTCCCCGTTGTCGAGTAAGTCATAAACAACTGCAACAATGTTGTTCCCTATTCTATGGGAATAATTTACATCAAAATCTTTAAGCGTTAGCCCTATACTATCCGGTGTATAAATCCGGTAATTTTCATATTCTTCTTTTAGCTTTACAGGTTTTATTTCTGCCGTTTGAACACTGATCTTGTCTTTTTGATTTTCCTTATCCTGTTTACAAGCTGAAAAAAAGATCATAATACAGCTAATGAATATAATTTTTTTCATAGTTACTCTTAAACCGTTTTTAAATTCTTCTGTTAATGTTTTTTGTTTTTTACGCTGAAAATGCCTGAATATTGTTTATTACTCGACCAAAAATTTATCGGTATATTCAACTATAGAATATCTTAAAATATCATCAATCTCTTTTTGATCCCAATCTTGTTTTTTAAGTTTTTTAACTTCCTTTATATAGTCTTTCGATTGTTTGTAAACTTCAAATTGCCTTGTTTTAAAAACTTCATACGTTTTATAATCAAAGTCTTTCGATTGAATCGATGTACCGTTTTTAATTTCAATCAGAACATAATTTTCGTATGTATTTCCCCTTTCGTGAAGATCTACGAATTCTCCGTGTCCCAATATGATAAAACCACTATACCAGGTTACCAGACGATCTTTCCTTGTGGGTAATATTTTATTGATTATGCTTTTCCATTTACCGGTGCTGACTTCAATTTTAATATCCTCTACAAAAAGCTGATTGTCTATGATTTCGAAGGTAGCAACATAACCTCTCCATAATGCAGTTGACGAATATTTTTCATCCGGACGTTTACTTTCGTGCTTTTCAAAATATTTTTCAAGCGGAAATGTAAGCAGATCGTACTCTTTGTTATTAATAATAATTTTATCCGGGTATTGTATTGTGGCTGATAGTTTTGAAAAACTAATAACTGATACTAAAATTGCTAATAAAACTCTCATAATTGTTTTTTTACATCGAATTTCAATAAAATGTTTTACTCTTTTACCTGCTACATATTCTCTGATACTGTGTCCCGGTCTGGTAAATAATTCTTTTATTGTATAGAAAAATCCGGTATCAAAATGAAATATTTATTTTTTTAGTTGCATTACCTTTTCTAACAACGGTGCCAATCCGTTTTCTGTTATCGTATCATTATTCCAAAAGCTCATGCAACAGCTAACATAATTTCCTCTGACTTCAGCTGCTACATAATAAATGGTCAATGTTTTTCCGCCTGACATTCCGGCCAATAATGACTTTACTCCTGTAAAATCATAAATCACTTTCTTTGCTTTTGTTTCCGTTCCTTCAAATAACACCGCTACTTCTTCTTCTGAAATCACCTTTCCGCCTTTTTTGTTTTTGGTAACCGCAAACTGATTGTCAATTGCTTTTTTTGCACTTTCATATGTTTTATGAACCGACCAATTCATTTCTCCGTAATACGGACATTGTACGGTATTTACATTGGTCCAGTAACAACTATTTCCAAGTTCCAGTTTTCTACCTGCAAAATCAATGCTTTCGATTTTCATAGGTTCAAAAACTTCTTTTGGTATTTCATCATTCAAAATACGATTTACATATTTTCTTTCAAATTCCTTATTTACTTTTCCGAAGTAACCAAACCAAATGACAGTAATCGTTTTATTCGCATTTTCAATGAAATAATAAGAACTGATTTGATCGGTGTTTTCAGCTACATTTTCCGATTTTGTGACACAAACATTATTCTCTTTTAATGTTTCGTCTTTTGCTTTTATAGCACTGTCATTTATTTCATATTTCCTGTACAATTTTTTTAATCCTTTTTCGGAAAACGAATTGCTGAAAGTCTGACTTGAAAATTCAACGCCATCTACATTATAAAAAACGATGGTTTGATTATGTATCGCTTTAAGTCGTTTTGCGAAATCATCATTCTCCTGCGAAAATGACACTGTTGTTATCAGACTAATAATCAAGAAAAATATAGTTTTCATAGCTATTATTTTACGATGTTAAAAATATAAACCGGTTTTCCGTCTTTGCCGACCGTTTTAACCCAATTTTGACCTACTTTGGGATCATTAAATTCCAGACCATCCGTTGGAAAAATAGTAAACTGCGTAAACCATTTTTCCGGGCTAACATCATTTCTGAGCGCTACTTTTCTGGCCAACACACTATCGTTTGGTTTAACTGTAAAATTCTGATTAATAACGTAAGGTCCGCTTTGGGAAAATTTGGTTACCGAAGCATCAAAACTAACCGATTTATCGGATGTGTTTTTTACATAAAATGTACTCATTGTATAATTTCCGCAACTCATAAGAATTAGCGGTAAAAGAACAAATAGTATTTTTCTTATTTTCATCATCGTCTGTTAGTTGGTTTTACTTAATCCTCAGATTCATAATCGATCCATTCCAGTTTAAAGCTTCCGTTTTTGTTGACTTTTAAATAAAAGTCATTTTCAAAATCAGTATTCGGAATTAATAATGTGGTTTTAAAAATAAGTGTATCTGTACCCTCTTCCATACGGTTAAACACAAAGTCTTTCATGATTGCACTACGCAACAAATCGTAAAATGTTCCTTCCGGCAAATCCGTTTTTCTGAATGTTTTATTGAAAAAAGGAACTCCGTTTTTTTTAATCGTGATTTTTGATTCCATCTCCGGATAAAAACTCTGAACTACAATTGAATCACTAATTCTTATATTCTGCCTAACATACTCTTCCGTATTTTTATTATTAATTCTAATTTCATAATTCCCTACAATCGTATCTTCTGTAATATTATAGGTCACATACTGATTTCTTCGAATGGTATCCGTTTTTACAGTATTATTTTTAATTTCTTTTTCCTTAGCAACGTTCCGATTTTCATTTTCAGATTTACTTTTAGTACAACTTGAAAGAAAGAAAAGCGTATTAATTAATAAAATCGGAATTAGAGGGTGTATTTTCATAAAATTTCTTAATGCGATGCGATTTCGTTTTTATCAAACTTCAAAAAGAGAAACAAACAATTTTACAAGCTGCTTTTAGTGCTCATTTTATCAACCTTATTCCGGCTGACTGTCTTCTTTTCGATACAATAATAAAGCCAGGCCTAAAGAAAAAAGCAGGCAACTCAGTAGCATATATATTCCGTTTTTCATTATAAAAAAGGAATAACCGATTGCCGGCGCGCCAAGTATCACCATTAGGGCTTTTAGCGTATGCGTTTTAATAAAGTTTGCCGCATGAACCGCTAATCCGATAAAAAGTAAGGAAGGTCCGATAATGATAAAAGGAAATAAAATGGAAGGCGTATTGCTTATGTGTTCGCTTAATTGCATTCTGGCATTATCATCGTCTCCGAAACTCCACATGATAAAGTCGATAGTACAAAGTCCGATATGCGCAATAACACCTAATGCCGTTAGAAAAGAGGCAACCGTATTCAAATTGTTTTTCGGAAATACTTTATTAAATGAAAGTAGTAATACTGCTCCGATTAAGTTAAACCAATGGGCAAAATCGATAGGTTTCTGAAAAAAGGCAAGCTTAGCACCTTGAGAAAACAGAACATAACTAACAACGAAAAACAATAACCCGATTAAACAAACACTTTTTGGCTTCATAATTTTTTCCAATAGACAATTATTTTAAATATAGTTGATACTTTGAAACCGTTACGAAAACGGCAGCGGATTTTCCTACGCCAATATACAACTTTCCCGGTTCGATCAAACGAAAAACTACTTTTACTTAATTAGCGTATTAATAAGGGTTTTCTTAATACCCCGATCAAATTGAAATCATTTCGAATCTTAAACTGTCAATAAAAGAAATATTCAGCGATAAAGAGTGCAATACTAAATGTTAATCTGATGTTGTCTTTTGTGCCGATTATACCATAACAACTATCTTTGTTCTCTTAATTAAAAAACGGTTGGAAGATGTTTTCAGATACGCTATTAAAACAAATTGATTTTATAAAAGAAATCGATAAGATTAAATACATACAACGTAAAACAAAGCTTTTCAATAGTGATCGCCGTGAAAACGATGCGGAACACAGCTGGCATCTGGCGATGATGGCTATTGTGCTTTCCGGGCATTCCAACGAACCGGTAGATCTCCTTAAAGTAATAAAAATGGTACTTATTCATGACATCGTGGAAATTGATGCCGGTGATACTTTTATATACGATACACAGAAGAACCATACGAATACCGATGAAGAACGACTGGCTGCCAATCGTATTTTCGGGATACTCCCTAAAGAACAGGCGGAGGAATTAATTGCTATCTGGGAGGAATTCGAATTAGGTGAAACGGCTGAAGCAAAATTTGCTAAATCAATGGACCG contains:
- a CDS encoding DUF4738 domain-containing protein, yielding MKIHPLIPILLINTLFFLSSCTKSKSENENRNVAKEKEIKNNTVKTDTIRRNQYVTYNITEDTIVGNYEIRINNKNTEEYVRQNIRISDSIVVQSFYPEMESKITIKKNGVPFFNKTFRKTDLPEGTFYDLLRSAIMKDFVFNRMEEGTDTLIFKTTLLIPNTDFENDFYLKVNKNGSFKLEWIDYESED
- a CDS encoding HD domain-containing protein translates to MFSDTLLKQIDFIKEIDKIKYIQRKTKLFNSDRRENDAEHSWHLAMMAIVLSGHSNEPVDLLKVIKMVLIHDIVEIDAGDTFIYDTQKNHTNTDEERLAANRIFGILPKEQAEELIAIWEEFELGETAEAKFAKSMDRLEPLLQNSSNNGGTWKEPGVTYKKVFAKKRTIKEGAESIWPYAESLINEGVKKGFLKEE